The sequence below is a genomic window from Carassius auratus strain Wakin unplaced genomic scaffold, ASM336829v1 scaf_tig00215627, whole genome shotgun sequence.
CATCGCCTCGTTATTTATGTCTGTCGCGTTCCTGCTGGTCCGCAAGACGCCTGGCATCTGCGAGCATCTTTCGACGCAGCGCGAGGATGGAAATTCATGCGATTTCGACTGGGTATGTATAAAGCAGACCTTTGGGGTATAATACATGTTTAATCATAACGGATACAGCTAACCTGCTTCGTAACAAGGGGACTGGGTAGTGGCCAGCAGATTTTGGGGGTCGCTATTTAGCTGGCAAGAAAACAAgcccaattgaaaaaaaaaagagtttagagTGCCATGCATAAAACTAATGCATGTGGAAATAAGAAACTTGCCAACGTGCCCTACGTGttgtgtcttttttatatatatatatatatatatatatatatatatatatatatatatatatatatatatatatatatatatatatatatacatttttatcatatttgataAAATTATAGCACACAGTGGGTCCAAAACCGTGAACACATATAGCAAACATTGGTAAATAGGGGCACCAGGACCGCCAGGTCCCAGAAACATTTCCAGCCCAAAGCTTACTCAAAACCTGCCCAAAAAGAATGAAAACTAgctacattttttccatttccaaTCATAGCTGACAGCAGCTTTGTGTCATTAATTctctttaaaatatacattttggtttgatttatTCTGTTTCGAATCTTAGCAAGACTTGTTTATATGTAGTATGCGCATATGAAATTatttaatctgtatttatttgtgtaattttaattttcagcacttttcataaaaaaaaaattgtcatcacTTTTTCCATAATAAAACTGATATgtccagaaatatttttttttccatatatcgATATTTATCAGAATATTCATTTACCATTTTCATGGAAGGAAATACTTTGAGaatgcatgtaaacacacacaacgcacacacaatatataatattgtttatattatttaagttttatattattaagtgtctttactatataacatttatattaatctcagcctttttttctaattatttttttagagaGAGGTGGAGATACTGATGTTTTTAAGTGCTATAGTCATGATGAAGAACAGAAGAGCAAGTAAGAGTTTCTCCTTTCTTAAAACACTCTTTTCCATCTTTGTGCAATTCTTTTctctattgagagtgaggagtcacttgccgatttgggttgatttgggaggggtctgagccggtcggccatgatggcaggatacgctatcggttgccaggggcaatgccttcagaacttcacagaggcgcgactaaacatttcagagtgcatttattttgtcggcggaacagatcgagacagatctacgaatacgagaaagaaaaggaagaaagtaaagcaatgcaaaaacataaggcgaaagaaaggggaccttacaggaacaaactcacaccaagcgcaaaacagcggtgtttagagaagctctcaggcatccgaaatatcgacccatacgagctccctgcagcggcacagagacctgaacaatttacctcagtgcacacatatggacattgggaattatattgtttacgatgtaagtcatcgtgcattcacgctgttaatggttttaatctaaccaggacatttatatcttgcaatcacacatttaactaccctagctaacccagaactggtttgtccactttgcagcccccaacacaaaaacctggtacagtatgtgtcactgggctaaaatcaaataataactaaacatacacagctttagcctacatcaaaacatgttggaaatgtttgtatacattgaacatctcgttacaatctagtgttttaCGAAACAGTcacagttaattactttgtcattttggtcaagaagtgcattctaaatgcaatgtaattacaatacgctaaaacacatgtgaataaacttactttggccagtacatcactgttttcatcacctgctgtagatggacccagccacaccagaaagcctcgtaactttccaaagtcttgtggcttttaaactcctgcattgtgtagttacttaaaccaaaaacaatttaatttacaaCGTCTATATGTGGGCAttgaggtaaatggtccaggtctctgtgctgctgccgggagctcgtatgggtcgatattttggatgcttgagagcttctccaaataccgctgttaggcgcttggtgtaacctaaaaaaaactgtattccattgttcctatgttttccatgtgtatcgtgagaggtactggagcagtttttaacgcagcagtaacttccagaaATGGTAAaaaagtgcagaattgcgagaacctcctcttaacaacacatgtaaacaatcctgtttcgccgccggtgtCCTGCTaacatggcggagaccgtgatatcgagggaggggctttgtgctatgacgacaactcctcaTTCTCAATAGCATTCTTTATTGACATTCAAATGCCAGCAAAGAATCTCTTAACCATCATCATGGTCATTATGCTGAGGCTAAATGTGAAGGTTTTGTTTCTACACTAAACATTTGTGCACCTTTGAGTGTTTGTGCTCTCAGTGACGGTTGTCTATGTGTTTGTTGTCAAATCATTCATTCAGTGTTTCCATACACTCTTTCCCCCTCCTCCAGCTCTGCTCGACCCCTTTGAGTATGCATTTTCGTATTATAAAGCAGTTCGTTatgaaatttttatattttttttctttgctcccCAGTTACCATCGAGCAGCACTTGGGCAACATCATCCTCTTTAGTAAAGTGGCCAATGTGATCCTGTTCTTCAGACTGGACATACGCTTGGGGCTTCTCTACTTAACTTTGTGTATTggtcagtatatttattttatcttttgcaAGATTTCAAACAGTCACTCAATTGGAACTGagaacaaataaaatctaattaaaatatgaacaaagacTATTGATACTATAATACCACTGATGTATTGCAATGGCTGTTAATGTTCTCTAATCATTGATGCAGTTTTCCTGATGATCTGCAAACCTCCGATCTACATGGGCCCTGAATACATCAAGTACTTCAGTGATAAAACCATTGATGTGAGTATGTGGTCATACTACCCAGTTTCCATTGGACACGAGTACTTTAGTCATGGCTCATGAGCTGCTGGTTTTCAAAACACGTTTGCACAGAAtggaaaaagaagagaaagatcTGAACAATATGAATGAGAATGATTTATATCAGAAGAGCATCAGTGCTGGGCACACTTTATTCTGAGGCATCTCATTGCATACCAATCACTAACATCAAAGGGAACTACTGTAGCTTGAGTGTGCTTGGTTTATTAGTAACAGGATAAATGTCCTTTTTCTTCGCAAATAAGCCATTTTCAAATTTCAGTCACATAGTTGAACTTTAACTCCAGCAGCCTGAGGGGAATGTTGAGTTCAAATATATGCTAGTGAGAAAAGAtgcttacttttcttttgttttcaggaTGAGTTGGAGAAGGATAACCGAGTGACCTGGATTGTGGAGTTTTTTGCTAACTGGGCACCAGAGTGTCAGTCTTTCGCCTCAGTCTATGCAGATCTGTCCTTGAAGTAAGAACCTTGCTCGTCATTATGGCTTAAATGGTTTTTGTTGGAAAGAAATGATACTTTTATGCAGAaaatacattaaactgatcagaagtgacagtaaaacattaataatttgacaggatatttatttcttatcatcaaagaatcttaaaaaaaaaagtaaaacagtttgatgtaatatttttcagctattaataaaaaaaataaaaaaataaagtagaacaacagttttcaaaattgatattaATGGAACATTTTTCTTGATCAACAAGAAGCACGCAACATTTGTATTGTATTAAAGGTGCAAGATTTTtgactaaagcataaaaataccataatatgtttgcagatatttaaggaaCATGCTAACAAGATAAGATAACAtaattgtttatctgaaaaacaatgctacagtcagttggtttgtgaaacccgcccactgccagtttagcCAATTGGATTTCGGCATCCTGGATTGCCAGTTAGTGGAAAACACAGGGTGTTTAATTTCATTCATCGACAAGTGCACTCGTTCCTGTTTGTGTCTCAATCTGGAAACCTCATGTGGGTCAAGTCTGAGGAGAGAGGCCGGGAGAAGAAAACCCTCTCAAATATTTTTAacttggactgcaatacctagttcaaccactcggtgtcaatcctacatactgcacctttaatatgtcataacattactgtttaaaatatatatatatatatatatatatatatatatatatatattttaaaccatACCGACCTGAATCTTTTGACTTGTACTGTACATCCAGCCTCAGTTTCTGTGAATTAAAATATTCTGAACAGAAACAATGAACTTCTCTCTTGCTCAGGTACAACTGTGAAGGGCTGAAATTTGGCAAAGTGGACATTGGTCGTTACAGTGAAGTAGCCAAAAAGTAAGTAGCTCTGCTGTGTCTCTGAACTAATTGTAACCGACTTTAACGATTTGCGatgtttgctgtttttttcccctcagataCAGGGTCAGCACCTCTCCTCTCTCAAAGCAGCTGCCCTCTCTAGTGCTCTTCCAGGGAGGAAAGGAAATTATGAGGCGCCCTCAAGTGGACAAAAAGGGACGGGCAGTATCTTGGACCTTCACAGAGGTGAGGCTTAATCTTCAAAAAAAGACCATCAGGAGTGGAAAGTAACCTTCAAACCCCCTCTTTTAATCTCTGTGTAGGGTGCTGTACTATACagataaatgtgtttttcctttGTTTCCAGGAAAACATCATCCGAGAGTTTAACCTCAACGAGTTGTATCAGAAGTCAAAGAAGCTTGGGAAGGCCAAAGGAGAGAAGTTCGAGAGGGCCAGCGAATCTGTGTTCCCCCCTGTGCCTGAAGAGGAAGAACCGGAGGCCGAGACCATCACCGCGATGGACACAGAGAGCAAGAAGGACAAATAGAAAGTGCATGCTGCTGAAGAGCACTGTGAATCACTTTGGGACTGGAGCAAAATGAGCTAATGTTCAGTATGCAGAAAAAGCATTATAAACCGAATGATTGTGTTATCGTTTCTTTTTTGTATAACGTATTAAATGCAAAATCAGTCCAATAATATAGTAAATCcttatattaatatgtatttaaatgtcataatCATTGATATACTGGATATAGACGTCCAAACAGCTGTTATTTGGGAcattattcaatttaatttaatcaagtTAAACCGTTAAAAATTGGACATCTACCTCTAATATGGTTTATAATTGTGAAGTGATCATTAGTAAGGGGTTATTTTGTTGCATATGCATCACATCGGGGAGCAAACTTTATATCAGTTGGTTTTCTGTTGTATTGTCACTtgtattgagttttttttttttttactacttttctGAGATGGAGCTTGTTTGTGTGACGGTACTGACTTCTAGACTGAATTCGGTGGTCCGGAAAGAGAGGGTCTTTAATGCCAACggtttattttgaacatttacTAAATCATTAAGAGCAAGATCTCAAGATAATATTCTGTAAAATTTAGTTGTTACTCAGTTACACATTTCATTTCAGAGAGAAAATACTGCTGTAAAAGTCTTGAATGTTTTGTATATTGAGgttattatttgaattttgtgctgaatgagtgtttaacatttttattttaaactgtcaGGCACGGAAGAAAGCTGCAGGCAGTCTTCACACTTAGACCATTTCCATTCCTTTTACTTTCACTGTTGAAAGCTTTTATTGTCTGTTTGGTTCTGTGGAATCTTCTCATCCATTTCCCAACAAAAATtactattgttttgttttagttcccTATTGAGTAAACCAGACTTGATTTTTCACTAATTTTTTATGAATTGATGACTAAAATGGGTTGAGTGGTTGTGAAAGGAAGTTTCAATAAAACTTTGTTCTTCACATTTTGCTCAGCTTGTGCATTTAAAATTTTTTCTCCAAACTTAAGACTTAACAGAACAACCCAGCAGATGTTTGACAAACTGGTCAGAAGCAGAAATGTGCACATCTAAATTACTCAAAGTGTTCCATTAGCATTTGAGATTTGCGTTCAAATGGTCAAAGCATTCTCAGCGACGACACAAAGCCTGTGTAGTaccaaaaatatacataaaagttACATTAAACACTTCCTCGTAGACCTTTGAGAACTAACTTCACTAATTCCAGAGTAAACACAGGTTCATCTCAAAAGGTCGTTTCAAAacaataactaaatataaaatgtattaattcaataatatataaaacgtatatatatatatatatatatatatatatatatatatatatatatatatatatatataaaaacttttataatagccaaaaacctgttaatttaccaaaaaccaaaacaaaaagcttacagggatactccaccccaaaatgaaaattttgtcattaatcacttagccccatgtcgttccaaacccacaaaagctttgttcgtctttggaaaacgatttaagatattttggatgaaaaccagcaggcttgtgactgtcccatagactgccaagtaaataacagtgtcaaggtccagaaaagtatgaaatacATCGTCAGAATAGTTAGTCTgcaatcagtggttcaaccgtaatgttatgaagcaacgaaaatactttttgtacacgaagaaaacaaatataatgactttattcaacaattcttttgCCAATGGTCTCCTCGGTCTCATCATATCTCATATCACAGTATGTTCTTCTgttgctgtgtccaaattcagggtctgcatcctccttaggatccttcctacccggttgaaggaggatgggtcctccgacgaccgcaaaaaccggaagtcggtgtttgtgaatttggacagcctacccttctttcagttccctcccttaaccgttgctcatatcctgtcgcctagcaaccgtgacagcgc
It includes:
- the LOC113095111 gene encoding thioredoxin-related transmembrane protein 2-B-like, which gives rise to MALLTPLFAFLYHLPQVYKWLLKPYYIASLFMSVAFLLVRKTPGICEHLSTQREDGNSCDFDWREVEILMFLSAIVMMKNRRAITIEQHLGNIILFSKVANVILFFRLDIRLGLLYLTLCIVFLMICKPPIYMGPEYIKYFSDKTIDDELEKDNRVTWIVEFFANWAPECQSFASVYADLSLKYNCEGLKFGKVDIGRYSEVAKKYRVSTSPLSKQLPSLVLFQGGKEIMRRPQVDKKGRAVSWTFTEENIIREFNLNELYQKSKKLGKAKGEKFERASESVFPPVPEEEEPEAETITAMDTESKKDK